The Desmonostoc muscorum LEGE 12446 genome includes a region encoding these proteins:
- a CDS encoding DUF3611 family protein, which produces MSQTPDAPSSSSNLRAIAQTFRLAGWISFWIQLVLGVVSGIIVLLFAIFSQRSGSPSNNPGTGFGVFLAVCGLVVLGAGIYLAYRYTRIGKQLESSNPSNRPRKSETVQVLRLGLWVNLGGTLVTLLGAQAIVGTLVARSISPQAITTQFFDPTRIISGLDMLVVQANTNTVSAHFAGLVASLWLLNRINKA; this is translated from the coding sequence ATGTCACAAACTCCCGATGCCCCATCATCTTCGTCTAATCTCCGGGCAATTGCCCAGACCTTTCGCCTTGCAGGTTGGATTAGCTTTTGGATTCAGCTAGTACTAGGTGTTGTTTCTGGCATAATTGTGCTGCTGTTCGCCATCTTTAGTCAAAGATCTGGTAGTCCTAGTAATAATCCTGGGACTGGCTTTGGCGTATTTTTAGCAGTTTGTGGACTGGTTGTTTTAGGTGCGGGTATTTACTTAGCTTACCGCTACACCAGAATTGGCAAGCAACTGGAATCCTCCAACCCCAGCAATCGCCCTCGAAAAAGCGAGACTGTGCAAGTATTACGCTTAGGATTGTGGGTGAATTTAGGGGGAACGCTGGTGACACTTTTGGGAGCCCAGGCGATCGTTGGTACGCTGGTAGCAAGGTCTATATCTCCCCAAGCGATAACTACTCAATTTTTTGACCCAACTCGAATTATTAGTGGTCTAGATATGCTTGTTGTACAGGCAAACACTAATACTGTTTCAGCACACTTTGCAGGGCTTGTGGCGTCGCTTTGGTTACTTAATCGGATTAACAAGGCGTAG
- the serS gene encoding serine--tRNA ligase: protein MLDIKQIRENPQLVQERLNSRSGKYDIEPILQLDRQQRELEGTRSQLQARSNEIGKLVGQKLKSGIDAQDPEIQALRDEGNSVKARLSELEPQEKELKAEIIQLVLALPNLPSDSTPVGKNEEDNVEVRRWGDEYIPQNPNILPHWEIGEKLGILNVERAVKVAQSRFVTLIGAGAALERALIQFMLSLHTEAGYVEVSPPLLVNTDSLIGTGQLPKFAEESFKCAEDDLWLIPTAEVPLTNLYRGEIIAAEDLPIYYCAYTPCFRREAGSYGRDMRGLIRLHQFNKVEMVKFVEPSTSFDELEKLVGNAEAILQALQLPYRVVNLSTGDLGFSSTKTYDLEVWLPSSGKYREISSCSNIIDFQARRADIRFKEAGKKGTQFVHTLNGSGLAVGRTMAAILENYQQPDGTIRVPEALQPYLGREVL from the coding sequence GTGCTGGATATCAAGCAAATACGGGAAAATCCGCAATTAGTTCAAGAACGATTGAACAGTCGTAGTGGTAAATACGACATTGAACCGATATTACAGTTAGACCGGCAACAACGGGAACTAGAGGGGACGCGGAGTCAACTCCAAGCCCGTAGCAACGAAATTGGTAAACTCGTCGGGCAAAAGCTGAAATCTGGTATCGATGCCCAAGACCCAGAAATCCAAGCTTTGCGGGATGAAGGTAACTCTGTCAAAGCTAGATTGAGTGAACTCGAACCCCAGGAAAAAGAACTCAAAGCTGAAATTATCCAACTTGTGTTGGCACTTCCCAACTTACCAAGCGACTCTACACCCGTTGGTAAAAATGAGGAAGATAACGTCGAAGTGCGGCGTTGGGGTGATGAATACATTCCGCAAAACCCGAATATTCTCCCTCATTGGGAAATAGGCGAAAAACTAGGTATTCTCAATGTTGAACGAGCTGTAAAAGTTGCCCAAAGTCGCTTTGTGACATTGATAGGCGCTGGCGCAGCACTGGAGAGGGCATTAATTCAATTTATGCTGAGTCTCCATACCGAAGCAGGGTATGTGGAAGTTAGTCCACCGCTATTGGTGAATACTGACTCTTTGATAGGGACTGGTCAGTTACCTAAGTTTGCGGAAGAAAGCTTTAAATGCGCTGAGGATGACTTGTGGCTGATTCCCACAGCGGAAGTTCCACTGACTAACCTCTATCGGGGCGAAATTATCGCTGCTGAAGATTTGCCTATTTACTACTGTGCTTACACTCCCTGTTTTCGCCGAGAAGCTGGTAGTTATGGGCGCGATATGCGGGGTTTAATTCGCCTGCATCAATTCAATAAAGTGGAAATGGTGAAATTTGTCGAACCCAGCACTTCTTTTGATGAACTAGAAAAATTGGTGGGAAATGCAGAAGCAATTTTACAGGCTTTGCAGTTGCCTTATCGAGTAGTAAATCTTAGTACAGGCGATTTGGGATTTTCTTCTACCAAAACCTATGATTTAGAGGTTTGGTTGCCTTCTTCTGGCAAATACCGTGAAATTTCCAGCTGTTCCAATATTATCGACTTCCAGGCGCGACGGGCTGATATTCGTTTCAAAGAAGCGGGGAAGAAAGGCACTCAGTTTGTGCATACTCTCAACGGTTCGGGTTTAGCGGTGGGACGAACGATGGCAGCAATTTTGGAGAATTATCAACAACCCGATGGGACAATAAGAGTACCAGAAGCGCTGCAACCTTACTTGGGGCGGGAAGTTTTGTAA
- the rseP gene encoding RIP metalloprotease RseP, producing the protein MSVLAAIAVLAVLILVHELGHFVAARSQGILVNRFSLGFGPVLFKYQGSQTEYAVRAFPLGGFVGFPDDDPDSDIPPNDPNLLRNRPILDRAIVISAGVIANLIFAYLVLALQLGIVGIPEKLNYKPGVIVQPINQESIAYQAGVREGDIILGVNGQELSASDKSTALLTKEIQTHPNQQIELKIQRQNQQQSLKLTPKLGADGKGVIGVALSPNATAVYRRPNSPFEIFGIAANRFQQLFVGTLSGFGQLITNFQQTVGQVSGPVNIVKIGAQLAADNSTNLLSFAAIISINLAIINILPLPALDGGQLAFLLIEGLRGKPVPARIQEGVMQTGLVLLLGLGIFLIVKETTQLTSQLEWVQKLFQ; encoded by the coding sequence ATGTCAGTTTTAGCAGCGATCGCAGTCTTGGCTGTTTTGATCTTGGTACACGAGCTGGGACATTTTGTTGCAGCTCGTTCTCAAGGCATTCTCGTTAACCGTTTTTCTTTGGGTTTTGGCCCGGTTCTTTTTAAGTACCAAGGTTCACAAACCGAATATGCTGTCCGCGCTTTTCCCTTGGGCGGCTTTGTGGGCTTTCCCGATGATGACCCAGATAGCGATATTCCACCCAATGACCCAAATCTGCTGCGTAACCGTCCAATTTTAGACCGGGCGATCGTCATCAGTGCCGGAGTAATAGCAAATTTAATATTTGCCTACTTAGTTCTGGCTCTGCAATTGGGTATTGTGGGTATTCCTGAGAAATTAAACTATAAACCTGGTGTTATAGTACAGCCCATTAATCAAGAATCCATTGCCTACCAAGCAGGAGTTAGGGAAGGAGATATTATCCTGGGTGTTAACGGTCAAGAACTTTCGGCTTCTGATAAATCAACTGCTTTGCTGACAAAAGAAATTCAAACTCATCCCAATCAGCAAATCGAATTGAAAATTCAGCGTCAAAATCAACAACAATCCCTGAAATTAACACCAAAACTGGGAGCTGATGGCAAAGGTGTAATTGGTGTGGCACTTAGTCCAAATGCTACAGCAGTTTATCGCCGTCCTAATAGTCCTTTTGAAATTTTCGGCATTGCTGCTAACAGGTTTCAACAATTATTTGTGGGAACACTCAGCGGTTTTGGGCAGTTAATTACCAATTTTCAACAAACTGTAGGACAAGTTTCTGGCCCAGTTAATATCGTCAAAATAGGCGCACAGTTGGCTGCTGACAATAGCACAAATTTGTTGTCTTTTGCGGCAATTATTAGCATTAATTTGGCTATTATTAACATTTTGCCCTTACCAGCTTTGGATGGCGGACAACTCGCTTTTCTGCTGATTGAAGGTTTGCGCGGTAAGCCTGTGCCTGCTCGGATTCAAGAAGGTGTAATGCAAACCGGTTTGGTGTTACTCTTAGGGTTAGGAATTTTTCTAATCGTCAAAGAAACCACCCAATTAACTAGCCAATTGGAATGGGTACAAAAATTATTCCAGTGA
- the nth gene encoding endonuclease III produces the protein MGSRKDKLSPLRQRSLEILARLKRLYPDATCSLNYSTPVQLLVATILSAQCTDERVNKVTPALFSQFPDAASLAIADLVELENLVRSTGFYRNKAKNIQAACRMIVTEFDSVVPNQMEQLLKLPGVARKTANVVLAHAYGINAGVTVDTHVKRLSQRLGLTEAKEPVRIEQDLMGLLPQPDWENWSIRLIYHGRAICKARSPACVACELADLCPAANKPVVVG, from the coding sequence GTGGGGAGTAGGAAAGATAAACTTTCACCTTTAAGGCAACGATCGCTAGAAATTTTAGCTCGCCTGAAGCGTCTTTATCCAGATGCTACTTGCTCTTTGAACTACTCAACACCAGTACAATTGTTGGTGGCAACGATTCTCTCTGCTCAGTGTACTGATGAGCGAGTAAATAAAGTGACGCCAGCATTATTTAGTCAGTTTCCTGATGCAGCGAGTTTAGCGATCGCCGACTTAGTAGAATTAGAAAACTTGGTGCGTTCCACAGGGTTTTATCGCAATAAAGCCAAGAATATTCAAGCGGCCTGTCGCATGATTGTCACGGAATTTGACTCTGTTGTTCCTAACCAAATGGAACAGTTATTAAAGCTTCCAGGTGTGGCGCGGAAAACAGCAAATGTAGTCCTCGCTCATGCTTATGGCATTAATGCTGGCGTGACAGTAGATACTCACGTCAAGCGCCTCAGCCAACGTTTGGGTTTAACTGAAGCAAAAGAACCCGTTCGGATTGAGCAAGATTTAATGGGTTTATTGCCGCAACCAGATTGGGAAAATTGGTCAATTCGGCTGATTTATCACGGTCGCGCTATTTGTAAAGCCCGTTCTCCCGCCTGCGTTGCTTGTGAGCTTGCCGATTTATGTCCTGCTGCAAATAAGCCAGTAGTCGTAGGGTAG
- the rpsN gene encoding 30S ribosomal protein S14 has translation MAKKSMIEREKKRSRLAEKYADKREALLEEFRSAESPLDKLEIHRKIQQLPRNSAPTRHRNRCWLTGRSRGVYRDFGLSRNVLREWAHEGLLPGVVKSSW, from the coding sequence ATGGCTAAAAAGAGCATGATTGAGCGCGAGAAAAAGCGCAGCCGATTGGCAGAAAAGTATGCTGACAAGCGTGAAGCTCTCCTAGAAGAGTTCAGAAGTGCAGAATCTCCTTTGGATAAACTGGAAATCCACCGGAAGATTCAACAGCTACCCCGGAATAGCGCGCCCACCCGCCACCGCAATCGTTGCTGGTTGACTGGTCGTTCTAGAGGTGTTTACCGCGATTTTGGGCTGTCTCGGAATGTGCTACGGGAATGGGCGCATGAAGGTCTTTTGCCTGGAGTGGTTAAGTCTAGTTGGTAA
- the aat gene encoding leucyl/phenylalanyl-tRNA--protein transferase — translation MQYDIAAIVQGYAQGYFLMADDSDRLSWYASRDRTLIPLDERFRYPKSLQRVLNQERFSVAINRDFQAVVAGCANREVTWISPELEKIYWLLYQSGYAYSFETWQGDELAGGILGIVIGGAFIGESMFYRIPDGSKVAMVKLVERLRQRKFVFFDAQMMNPHLERFGAYRVGDEEYQMLLQQALQCRCFLI, via the coding sequence ATGCAATATGATATCGCTGCTATTGTTCAAGGTTATGCTCAAGGCTATTTTCTCATGGCTGATGATAGCGATCGCCTCAGTTGGTATGCAAGTCGCGATCGGACTTTGATACCCTTAGATGAGAGGTTCCGCTACCCCAAGTCTTTGCAGCGCGTCCTCAATCAAGAACGTTTTAGTGTGGCGATTAATCGGGATTTTCAAGCTGTGGTGGCTGGCTGCGCTAACCGTGAAGTAACTTGGATTTCGCCAGAATTGGAAAAGATTTACTGGCTACTTTACCAGAGTGGTTATGCTTATAGTTTTGAAACTTGGCAAGGTGACGAACTTGCTGGCGGAATTTTGGGAATTGTTATTGGTGGTGCTTTCATTGGCGAGTCGATGTTTTACCGCATTCCCGATGGTTCAAAGGTAGCGATGGTTAAGTTGGTAGAAAGATTGCGCCAGAGGAAATTTGTGTTTTTTGATGCCCAAATGATGAATCCGCATTTGGAAAGATTTGGTGCTTATCGGGTTGGAGATGAAGAATATCAAATGCTACTTCAGCAAGCGTTGCAATGTCGCTGTTTTTTGATATAA
- a CDS encoding type II toxin-antitoxin system HicB family antitoxin: MNRYSMIIQWSDEDQLFLVTIPEFGDRVIMPCTHGKTREEAIRNGEEVIEMYLEAWQVEGESIPEANTLQIA; the protein is encoded by the coding sequence ATAAATCGATACAGTATGATTATTCAATGGTCTGATGAAGATCAACTTTTTCTAGTCACTATTCCAGAATTTGGCGATCGCGTTATTATGCCCTGCACTCACGGCAAAACTCGTGAAGAAGCTATTCGTAATGGCGAAGAAGTAATTGAAATGTACTTGGAAGCTTGGCAAGTAGAAGGTGAATCTATCCCAGAAGCCAACACGCTACAAATTGCCTGA
- a CDS encoding type II toxin-antitoxin system HicB family antitoxin — translation MKIRAIIHSAEEGGYWAEVPALPGCITEGDTMEEIVANLKDAIEGWLEVANGCHTAESTDKVVEIAV, via the coding sequence ATGAAAATTAGAGCAATCATTCATTCAGCAGAAGAAGGTGGCTATTGGGCAGAGGTTCCCGCACTTCCCGGTTGCATTACTGAAGGTGACACTATGGAAGAGATTGTGGCTAATTTGAAGGATGCCATTGAAGGTTGGCTCGAGGTTGCTAACGGTTGCCATACGGCTGAGTCAACAGATAAAGTTGTCGAAATTGCAGTATAG
- a CDS encoding type II toxin-antitoxin system HicA family toxin produces MKSISGKRLCKIIERKGWILQRVTGSHHIYQKPGVNQISIPVHRDRDLKLGTLKALMKIAQLSEEDLS; encoded by the coding sequence ATGAAATCCATTTCTGGCAAGCGACTATGCAAGATTATTGAGCGAAAAGGTTGGATATTGCAAAGAGTTACTGGCAGTCACCACATCTACCAGAAGCCCGGAGTTAACCAAATATCGATTCCTGTTCATCGCGATCGAGATTTGAAACTTGGAACCTTGAAAGCTTTGATGAAAATAGCCCAGCTATCTGAGGAAGATTTGAGTTGA
- a CDS encoding DUF3598 family protein, whose product MKSQWECFLQNLGVWEGSFTNFSPQGTLVNDTPSRLSLEHLDNKQRVRLILSRSGQDDVIREFSSVGGGLLFFENGSFSEGLIQIGPFSEFGGELAFVHENRRLRLVQLFDKTANLSGLVLIREHLAGTPAAERPPLQLDDLLGEWQGQAVTIYRDLRSPDIYSTTLKLQLDNAGRLIQTTSFAERTITSTATIKGSIILFDENPEKQIQVLLLPDGGSATSPLKVQLRQPLFLEAGWLIQPNLRRRMIRSYNDKGEWVSLTLVTEQRV is encoded by the coding sequence ATGAAATCACAATGGGAATGTTTTCTGCAAAATCTTGGTGTTTGGGAAGGTTCATTCACTAATTTTTCTCCCCAAGGCACACTTGTCAACGATACTCCCAGCCGTCTTTCTCTAGAACATTTGGACAATAAACAGAGAGTGCGCCTAATTTTGAGCCGTTCGGGACAAGATGACGTAATCAGAGAATTTAGTTCTGTGGGAGGGGGTCTGCTGTTTTTTGAAAATGGTTCATTTTCTGAAGGTTTAATTCAAATAGGGCCATTTTCCGAATTTGGTGGAGAACTTGCTTTTGTTCATGAAAATCGCCGCTTACGTCTGGTGCAACTGTTTGATAAGACAGCTAATCTAAGTGGACTAGTCCTAATTCGAGAACATCTAGCTGGAACCCCAGCAGCAGAACGCCCACCTTTGCAGTTAGATGACTTGTTAGGAGAATGGCAAGGTCAAGCAGTGACAATATATCGAGATTTGCGATCGCCTGATATTTACTCTACAACTCTAAAATTACAATTAGATAACGCTGGGCGATTAATTCAAACTACTTCTTTTGCAGAACGCACAATTACTTCAACTGCTACCATCAAAGGTTCCATCATTCTCTTTGACGAAAATCCCGAAAAGCAGATACAAGTATTACTACTACCTGATGGCGGTTCTGCAACTTCACCACTAAAAGTGCAATTACGTCAACCTTTATTTTTAGAAGCCGGTTGGTTAATCCAGCCAAACCTCCGCCGACGGATGATTCGCAGCTATAACGACAAAGGCGAATGGGTTAGTCTGACATTAGTTACTGAACAAAGGGTGTAA
- a CDS encoding cell division protein FtsX, which produces MFKSLTKLDYLLKETFLGLVRGGWMNWAAVSTVTVLLFLFGLSLQTSWQVEKLLYQFGSQLEVSVYLEPDMQAQSIEPLIAKMPEVMAIQTITKEEAWNKLVKEMRISDIEGVTQQLGENPLVDEIKVKARNSQVVPTLATQLAKLRGVDTVQYIDEAVKRIAQLHRGLNWVTLTITIILTVTAIAVTTTTIRLIVMARRQEIEIMQLVGATSVWIYLPFILQGITFGLVGGAIAWSFISLIQQFLGKLLTNQPEFIQVITNGVQLTSAQILLLPLILLSFGAAVGLMGSLFAVRRFAKG; this is translated from the coding sequence GTGTTTAAATCTCTCACGAAACTTGACTATCTGCTCAAAGAAACTTTCCTTGGTTTAGTGCGGGGAGGTTGGATGAATTGGGCAGCTGTTAGCACTGTGACGGTATTGTTATTTTTATTCGGCTTGAGTTTGCAAACTTCTTGGCAAGTCGAAAAACTTCTCTACCAGTTCGGTAGCCAGCTAGAAGTATCAGTTTATCTCGAACCGGACATGCAAGCCCAAAGTATTGAACCACTGATCGCAAAAATGCCAGAGGTAATGGCCATACAAACAATTACCAAAGAGGAAGCTTGGAATAAGTTAGTCAAGGAAATGAGAATTTCGGATATTGAGGGTGTTACGCAACAGCTAGGTGAGAATCCTTTGGTTGATGAGATAAAGGTGAAAGCGCGTAATTCTCAAGTAGTACCAACTTTAGCAACCCAGTTGGCTAAGTTACGGGGAGTGGATACGGTGCAGTATATCGATGAAGCAGTCAAACGCATTGCTCAATTGCACCGGGGTTTGAATTGGGTTACTTTAACAATTACGATTATTTTGACTGTAACAGCGATCGCCGTGACCACTACCACAATTCGCCTAATTGTCATGGCGCGACGCCAGGAAATTGAAATTATGCAACTCGTGGGAGCAACATCTGTTTGGATTTACCTGCCCTTCATTTTACAAGGAATTACTTTTGGTTTAGTCGGTGGTGCGATCGCTTGGAGTTTTATTTCTTTGATTCAACAGTTCCTCGGTAAATTGCTAACCAATCAACCTGAGTTTATCCAAGTAATCACCAACGGAGTACAGCTCACTTCAGCCCAAATTTTATTATTGCCCCTAATTCTCTTGAGCTTCGGTGCCGCGGTAGGATTAATGGGAAGCTTATTTGCTGTTAGACGTTTTGCTAAAGGATAG
- the def gene encoding peptide deformylase, with translation MPSEIAVEKKKLKNPPLELHYLGDRVLRQAAKRISKVDDELRKLVREMLQTMYSKDGIGLAAPQVGIHKQLIVIDLEPENAANPPLVLINPTIKQVSRDISVAQEGCLSIPNVYLDVKRPEVVEIAYKDESGRPQILKANDLLGRCIQHEMDHLNGVVFVDRVENSLTLAQELSKNGFSYQAVKPLV, from the coding sequence ATGCCTTCTGAAATTGCTGTCGAGAAAAAAAAGTTAAAAAATCCGCCTTTGGAGCTTCATTATTTAGGCGATCGCGTGCTGCGTCAAGCTGCAAAGCGGATTTCTAAAGTTGATGACGAACTCCGCAAACTGGTGCGCGAAATGCTGCAAACTATGTACAGTAAAGATGGCATCGGTTTGGCTGCACCCCAAGTGGGAATTCACAAACAATTAATTGTCATTGATCTGGAACCAGAAAATGCGGCTAATCCACCTTTGGTGCTGATTAACCCCACAATTAAACAGGTTAGCCGCGACATCTCTGTTGCCCAAGAAGGATGTTTAAGTATTCCCAATGTATACCTGGATGTAAAGCGCCCTGAAGTGGTGGAGATTGCCTATAAAGACGAGTCTGGTCGTCCCCAGATATTAAAGGCTAATGACCTCCTGGGACGCTGTATCCAGCACGAAATGGATCACCTCAATGGTGTAGTATTTGTAGACCGTGTGGAAAATTCCTTGACTTTGGCCCAGGAGCTATCTAAAAATGGCTTCTCGTATCAAGCGGTGAAACCATTAGTATAG
- a CDS encoding PD-(D/E)XK nuclease family protein, with protein MLSTSTQLLRLSQGQLNLLEACPRKFQHTYLEQLNSPANPEHEERQTLGSRFHLLMQQREMGLPIDSFLQADAQLQSWMAGFADAAPEILMSATDNETFRESEHYRTLQVQDYLLTVVYDLLIADNQEAQILDWKTYPKPPHKRKLESNWQTRLYMYVLAETSAYSPENISMTYWFVQSEGKPQNIKFNYNTTQHIKTAKKLNQLLNQLTNWLQDYQNNKQFPQVAEGSKICDYCNFAQRCDRTQVTEEQAKDSMLNLDSIQEISL; from the coding sequence ATGTTATCAACTTCCACTCAACTATTACGACTATCTCAAGGACAACTCAACTTACTCGAAGCTTGTCCGCGTAAATTCCAACACACCTACCTAGAACAACTCAATTCACCTGCAAATCCCGAACACGAGGAACGCCAAACTCTTGGTAGTCGCTTTCACCTGCTGATGCAGCAGCGAGAAATGGGTTTACCAATTGATAGTTTCCTGCAAGCAGATGCTCAATTGCAAAGCTGGATGGCTGGTTTTGCTGATGCAGCCCCAGAAATTTTAATGTCTGCAACTGACAATGAAACTTTCCGCGAAAGCGAACACTATCGGACTCTGCAAGTTCAGGACTATTTGTTGACGGTTGTCTATGATTTATTGATTGCAGATAACCAAGAAGCGCAAATTCTCGACTGGAAAACTTATCCCAAACCACCTCATAAACGCAAGTTAGAATCTAACTGGCAAACACGGCTTTATATGTATGTTTTGGCTGAAACTAGCGCCTATTCGCCAGAAAATATTTCTATGACTTACTGGTTTGTTCAATCTGAAGGCAAGCCGCAAAATATTAAATTTAATTACAATACTACTCAACACATAAAAACAGCAAAAAAACTTAATCAACTGTTAAATCAATTAACTAATTGGTTGCAAGATTACCAGAACAACAAGCAGTTTCCGCAAGTGGCGGAGGGTAGTAAAATCTGTGATTATTGTAACTTTGCCCAGCGGTGCGATCGCACGCAAGTCACAGAAGAACAAGCGAAAGATTCAATGCTAAATCTGGACAGCATTCAAGAAATATCACTTTGA